One genomic region from Colletotrichum lupini chromosome 7, complete sequence encodes:
- a CDS encoding histone deacetylase interacting: MRRPTAIILLLTCTVVTAQLRSLPVERSGLNGYAPRFFRQKPIVESVDPAPGPAMPPPPPSDPPSSSGPGQDGGGGGGVRLSDVMGRDRSINVFAGFTRDIESASRRLDDQGRNTTVLAPLNSAVEKLPRKPWEDPRDYQQLGADAYEGDDGRDKAQRNIQRFVEAHMVGVSPWPENTKAKTIGDDRDVWWETKDGVKFIQPGNIEVKRPNRTRTIDLRMMSGKPADEVDAYEREAENRRRLQKAEEMERREQEQAERRRRDGYPPGPPHHSNAGSIPIHQPVASRAMGAIHSPGGLLANHGSGSSGPPMPLGAPSGPGANFGGPLQPDNSRPPPHGGPNNPNTQHQMFAPIPHTTVPPSNSLGAASGGPPVFGGPLQQREGQPPMQQGPPFGGSGGNTGGAAPGAAGGQSQGPPGQQGQGGIAQGQQPILNDALTYLDQVKVQFHDQPDVYNRFLDIMKDFKSQAIDTPGVINRVSELFAGHPNLIQGFNTFLPPGYRIECGAGNDPNTIRVTTPMGTTVQSIAGRGTQVEGHPHPNGASQPLFPQRGNNWQQQQQQPQQQQQQQQPPPQQPQHSIESPEANFSTPAFMNQGHVAPFEGPGGSQQRGPPAQGAAHANNAQQPPRNAQTPTPVTGPANLNGATNQQQQQANLERRGPVEFNHAISYVNKIKNRFQDKPEIYKQFLEILQTYQREQKPIQDVYAQVTTLFHTAPDLLEDFKQFLPESAGQGGKGTPGRPGDELPPGPGPNQTPQPTMSGQKMPPLGSFAPPSASKENNKKRPRTDKQTPVPAPPIVEAAVSANRAVTGALPPAAVNNKRTKMSHNKALASDAPAVEPTLTPILPEPLGPPASTTSNSDEIAFFEKVKKYLSNKTSFNEFLKVCNLFSQSIIDRNTVFHKGSVFFAANPELLGFWKAFLKYEPHDEIVDNRPAPPSGKVSLSNCRGYGPSYRLLPKRVCQPDLLSYLHSLTINQERLKPCSGRDELCNSVLNDDWASHPTWASEDSGFVAHRKNGFEEGLHRIEEERHDYDFNIEANLKCIQLLEPVAQQISVMSPAEREHFQMPQALAGHSTSVFKRVCKKIYGEKGPEVVNDLFSNPLNVVPIVLTRMKQKDEEWRFSQREWEKVWHAQVEHMHLKSLDHMGILVKQTDKRNLSAKHLVDVIKTKAEEQRRQRSLKGKAPRHQLVWDFNDKKVVVELLRLMMLYTVSSGQHSVPEKERIADFFETFIPAFFDIPEEELEGRLPRLQDVSEEDEAEEAVPTELTNGRSRRAGRRGDLLRGVLDPGRNGSKPRAQKEGSAASGSKETTPEVGSANEEEMPDAPEDGTGPDVSNDRWMPIVPQPIVTTGDDALLTADGELKADGFFSRPWHNFFCNQTIFVFFNVFQTIYTRLRDVKESKESVVEEVNRVNRPRPAKDIGLADNTLNYFGPHDDPESFWPKTLELVEEYITGDIDEVRYQDVLRHYYLKSGWKLYTIQDLLKTLCRLALTCSSTDAKEKTPDIIQQYLHSREKEETNYQSEIAARKYAEKCVKDGEMFVICWFPLKSEASVRWLQREDTTFYMDEMKAKDRWQYYISSFIQVEPTEGVPRHKLQKTVLARNLPSSDEKFEDSHIPKPISFDEDLSISICLNSSKMVWKAGTSEYFVYDNVPKDKEGQERHLERLKNASNKRDTKLREKFVFNSPWMKGMSQSDVQKSNEGWSKWLKDGIAPASDAGDAMDTAE; the protein is encoded by the exons ATGAGACGGCCCACTGCCATAATACTTCTCTTGACCTGCACCGTAGTGACGGCCCAGCTCAGATCCCTCCCCGTCGAACGCTCCGGCCTCAACGGATACGCACCCCGCTTCTTCCGCCAGAAACCCATCGTAGAATCCGTAGACCCCGCCCCCGGTCCAGCCAtgccaccaccgccgccctcagaccccccctcctcctccggccCGGGCCAagacggaggaggaggaggaggcgtgAGGCTCTCCGACGTAATGGGCCGTGACCGGAGCATCAACGTCTTCGCCGGCTTCACGCGCGACATCGAATCCGCCTCGCGCCGCCTCGACGACCAAGGGCGCAACACCACCGTGCTGGCGCCCCTCAACTCGGCCGTCGAGAAGCTGCCGCGGAAACCGTGGGAGGATCCCCGCGACTACCAGCAGCTCGGCGCCGACGCATACGAGGGCGACGACGGCAGGGATAAGGCGCAGAGGAACATTCAGCGGTTTGTTGAGGCGCACATGGTTGGCGTGAGCCCGTGGCCCGAGAATACAAAGGCCAAGACGATTGGTGATGATAGGGATGTGTGGTGGGAGACCAAGGACGGTGTTAAGTTC ATCCAGCCTGGTAATATTGAGGTA AAACGGCCAAATCGGACT AGGACGATCGATCTCAGGATGATGAGCGGGAAACCCGCTGACGAGGTGGACGCCTACGAGCGCGAGGCCGAAAATCGTCGCCGCCTCCAAAAAGCCGAAGAAATGGAACGACGCGAACAAGAACAAGCCGAGAGACGCCGCCGAGACGGCTACCCCCCCGGCCCACCCCATCACAGCAATGCTGGCTCTATCCCCATACACCAGCCCGTCGCATCTCGCGCGATGGGCGCAATCCACAGCCCCGGCGGCCTGCTCGCAAACCACGGCTCAGGCTCGTCCGGACCGCCCATGCCTCTCGGCGCCCCCTCGGGGCCTGGCGCAAACTTCGGCGGTCCCCTTCAACCCGATAACAGTAGACCTCCGCCGCACGGGGGTCCGAACAATCCCAATACCCAGCACCAGATGTTCGCGCCGATCCCGCACACGACCGTCCCCCCCAGTAACTCCCTAGGCGCTGCCAGCGGTGGTCCACCTGTTTTTGGAGGGCCGCTACAGCAGCGCGAGGGCCAACCTCCGATGCAACAAGGGCCTCCTTTCGGCGGCAGTGGTGGGAATACTGGAGGCGCTGCCCCCGGTGCTGCTGGCGGTCAAAGTCAAGGGCCGCCAGGTCAGCAAGGCCAAGGCGGCATTGCCCAAGGCCAACAACCCATCTTGAAT GATGCCTTGACGTATCTTGACCAGGTCAAGGTACAGTTCCACGACCAGCCAGACGTGTACAATCGGTTCCTCGACATTATGAAAGACTTCAAAAGCCAGGC CATTGACACTCCTGGGGTCATTAATCGCGTCTCGGAGCTATTCGCTGGTCATCCGAACCTAATCCAGGGCTTCAATACCTTCCTGCCACCAGGATACCGGATTGAATGCGGCGCTGGCAACGACCCTAACACCATCAGGGTCACCACCCCTATGGGCACGACTGTTCAGTCCATTGCTGGCCGAGGAACGCAGGTTGAAGGTCATCCACACCCTAACGGTGCTTCTCAGCCGCTCTTTCCTCAGCGTGGAAACAATtggcaacagcagcagcaacagcctcagcagcagcaacagcaacaacaacCGCCGCCCCAGCAGCCGCAACACAGCATCGAGAGCCCTGAAGCGAACTTTAGTACGCCTGCGTTTATGAACCAGGGTCACGTCGCGCCTTTCGAGGGTCCTGGTGGAAGTCAGCAGCGTGGTCCTCCGGCGCAAGGCGCTGCCCACGCGAACAACGCGCAGCAGCCTCCTCGCAATGCGCAGACCCCTACTCCGGTAACGGGACCCGCAAATCTGAACGGCGCGACCAACCAGCAACAACAACAGGCAAACCTAGAGCGCCGTGGGCCGGTAGAGTTCAACCATGCCATCAGCTACGTGAACAAAATCAAG AACCGCTTTCAGGATAAGCCTGAGATTTACAAACAATTCCTTGAAATTCTCCAGACTTATCAGCGCGAACAAAAGCCGATCCAGGACGTGTACGCCCAAGTCACGACTTTGTTCCACACTGCACCTGACCTACTCGAAGATTTCAAGCAGTTCTTGCCCGAATCTGCTGGACAAGGAGGAAAGGGAACACCCGGACGGCCTGGCGATGAGCTTCCGCCTGGCCCTGGCCCTAACCAAACACCTCAGCCGACTATGAGCGGCCAGAAGATGCCTCCCTTGGGAAGCTTTGCTCCCCCAAGTGCCTCCAAGGAGAACAACAAGAAGCGACCTAGAACTGACAAGCAGACGCCCGTTCCTGCGCCGCCCATCGTGGAGGCTGCTGTCTCAGCCAACCGAGCTGTTACTGGCGCTCTCCCCCCTGCGGCCGTCAACAACAAGCGAACCAAGATGTCTCACAACAAGGCGCTGGCTTCCGATGCCCCCGCGGTTGAGCCGACACTGACGCCGATATTGCCAGAGCCTTTGGGACCTCCCGCGTCGACCACCTCGAACTCTGATGAGATCGCCTTCTTCGAGAAGGTTAAGAAGTACCTCAGCAACAAGACGTCTTTCAACGAGTTTCTCAAAGTCTGCAACTTGTTCAGTCAATCCATCATCGACCGCAACACAGTGTTTCACAAGGGCAGCGTCTTCTTTGCCGCAAATCCCGAGCTGTTAGGTTTCTGGAAGGCGTTCCTCAAGTACGAGCCGCATGACGAAATCGTCGATAACAGACCCGCGCCTCCGAGCGGCAAAGTGTCATTGAGCAACTGCCGAGGCTATGGGCCTAGTTATCGTCTTCTTCCCAAAAGGGTATGTCAGCCAGACTTGTTGTCTTATTTGCACTCGCTAACCATTAATCAGGAGCGTCTCAAGCCTTGCAGCGGCCGCGATGAACTCTGCAATTCCGTGTTGAACGACGACTGGGCGTCGCACCCAACCTGGGCCTCTGAAGATTCCGGATTTGTCGCGCATCGTAAGAACGGCTTCGAAGAGGGTTTGCATCGCATCGAGGAAGAACGCCACGACTACGACTTCAATATCGAGGCAAACCTCAAGTGCATCCAACTCTTGGAGCCTGTCGCCCAGCAAATCAGCGTCATGTCGCCTGCGGAGAGAGAGCACTTCCAGATGCCGCAGGCCTTGGCTGGACACAGTACCTCGGTCTTCAAGCGTGTCTGCAAGAAGATTTATGGTGAAAAGGGTCCCGAAGTCGTCAACGACTTGTTCAGCAACCCGCTGAATGTAGTTCCGATTGTGTTGACCAGAATGAAGCAAAAGGATGAGGAATGGCGCTTCTCACAGCGTGAATGGGAGAAGGTGTGGCATGCTCAAGTTGAGCACATGCACCTCAAGAGTCTCGACCATATGGGCATCCTCGTCAAGCAGACCGACAAGAGGAACCTCTCAGCTAAACACCTTGTCGACGTCATCAAGACGAAGGCCGAGGAGCAGAGGCGCCAGCGCAGCTTGAAGGGCAAAGCCCCGCGTCATCAGTTGGTTTGGGACTTCAACGACAAGAAGGTTGTCGTTGAGCTGCTTCGTCTGATGATGCTCTACACTGTCAGCAGTGGTCAGCATAGCGTGCCAGAGAAGGAGCGTATTGCCGACTTCTTCGAGACATTCATCCCTGCATTCTTCGATATTCCCGAGGAAGAATTGGAAGGTCGTCTACCGAGGCTGCAAGATGTATCGGAAGAGGATGAGGCTGAAGAGGCCGTCCCTACCGAACTGACTAACGGCCGCAGCCGCCGTGCCGGTAGAAGGGGTGATTTACTCCGTGGCGTGCTCGATCCTGGCCGCAACGGCTCTAAGCCGCGTGCGCAAAAGGAGGGAAGCGCGGCGTCTGGCAGCAAAGAGACGACGCCCGAAGTTGGGTCAGCGAACGAGGAAGAAATGCCCGATGCTCCCGAGGATGGTACTGGCCCCGACGTGTCTAACGACCGCTGGATGCCGATTGTCCCGCAGCCTATAGTCACGACTGGGGACGATGCTCTCCTCACTGCTGATGGTGAACTGAAGGCTGATGGCTTCTTCTCGCGGCCTTGGCACAACTTCTTCTGCAACCAAACCATATTCGTCTTCTTCAACGTGTTCCAGACGATTTACACCCGTCTCAGAGATGTTAAGGAGAGCAAGGAGAGCGTCGTCGAAGAGGTTAACCGCGTCAACCGACCTCGTCCCGCCAAGGATATTGGCTTGGCCGACAACACCCTCAACTACTTCGGCCCTCATGACGACCCTGAGAGCTTCTGGCCGAAGACCCTTGAGCTTGTTGAAGAATACATCACCGGCGATATCGACGAGGTCCGTTACCAGGATGTTTTACGCCACTACTACCTTAAGAGCGGTTGGAAGCTGTACACCATACAGGACCTCCTCAAGACTCTGTGTCGTCTCGCTCTCACCTGCAGCAGCACTGATGCGAAGGAGAAGACTCCGGACATCATTCAGCAGTACCTCCACAGCcgagagaaggaggagacAAACTACCAGTCAGAGATCGCTGCCCGCAAGTACGCAGAGAAGTGCGTCAAGGACGGCGAGATGTTTGTCATCTGTTGG TTCCCGCTCAAATCGGAAGCCTCTGTCCGTTGGCTGCAGCGTGAAGACACCACCTTCTACATGGATGAGATGAAGGCCAAGGATCGCTGGCAATACTACATCTCGTCCTTCATCCAAGTCGAGCCGACAGAAGGTGTGCCACGGCACAAGCTCCAAAAGACAGTGTTGGCCCGCAATCTTCCTTCTAGCGACGAGAAGTTTGAGGACAGCCACATTCCCAAGCCCATCTCGTTCGATGAAGACCTTTCCATCAGTATCTGTCTGAACTCGAGCAAGATGGTGTGGAAGGCTGGTACATCTGAGTACTTTGTCTACGACAACGTTCCCAAGGACAAGGAGGGCCAGGAGCGACACCTCGAGAGGCTCAAGAATGCGAGTAACAAGCGCGACACGAAGCTTCGCGAGAAGTTTGTCTTCAACAGCCCCTGGATGAAGGGCATGAGCCAGTCCGACGTACAAAAGTCCAACGAGGGATGGTCAAAGTGGCTCAAGGATGGCATCGCACCCGCCTCGGACGCAGGGGACGCAATGGACACCGCAGAGTAG
- a CDS encoding acetyl-CoA acetyltransferase — translation MANLPPVYIVSAARTPVGSFLGSLSSLSATQLGAHAIKAAVERVPQIKPEDVEEVYYGNVLSANLGQAPARQCALGAGLSQGVAATTVNKVCASGMKAIILGAQTILTGSADIVVAGGTESMSNTPHYLPVLRNGAKYGDQTLVDGVLKDGLTDAYGKKEHMGMSAELCAKEHEFTREQQDEYAIKTYQKAQAATEAGVFSKEIAPVEVSGGRGKPAIKVDRDDEVKNLNIDKLKAMRPAFIPNGGTVTAPNAAPLNDGAAAVVLMSEAKVKELGVTPIAKIRGWADAAREPERFTIAPALAIPKAIKHAGLTEKDVDFYEINEAFSVVALANIKLLNLDPETVNVFGGSVAIGHPLGCSGARIVTTLSTVLREKKAKIGVAGICNGGGGASAIVIESLQ, via the exons ATGGCCAACCTTCCCCCCGTCTACATCGTCTCTGCTGCCAGAACCCCCGTTGGTTCTTTCTTGGG TTCTTTGTCTAGCCTGAGCGCCACGCAGCTGGGTGCTCACGCCATTAAGG CTGCTGTCGAGCGAGTCCCCCAGATCAAGCCCGAGGATGTCGAGGAAGTCTACTACGGCAACGTCCTGTCCGCCAA CCTCGGCCAGGCCCCCGCCCGCCAATGCGCTCTCGGAGCTGGCCTCTCGCAGGGCGTCGCCGCCACGACCGTCAACAAGGTGTGCGCCTCGGGAATGAAGGCCATCATCCTCGGTGCCCAGACTATCCTCACTGGCAGCGCCGACATCGTTGTCGCCGGTGGCACCGAGTCCATGTCCAACACTCCTCACTACCTCCCCGTCCTCCGCAACGGCGCCAAGTATGGCGACCAGACCCTCGTTGACGGTGTCCTCAAGGACGGTCTTACCGACGCCTACGGCAAGAAGGAGCACATGGGCATGTCCGCCGAGCTCTGCGCCAAGGAGCACGAGTTCACCCGTGAGCAGCAAGACGAGTACGCCATCAAGACCTACCAGAAGGCTCAGGCTGCCACCGAGGCCGGTGTCTTCTCCAAGGAGATTGCCCCTGTCGAGGTCTCCGGCGGCCGTGGCAAGCCCGCTATCAAGGTTGACCGCGACGACGAGGTCAAGAACCTCAACATTGACAAGCTCAAGGCCATGCGCCCGGCTTTCATTCCCAACGGCGGCACAGTCACCGCCCCTAATGCCGCTCCCCTCAACGACGGCGCTGCCGCTGTTGTCCTCATGTCCGAGGCCAAGGTGAAGGAGCTCGGCGTCACCCCTATCGCAAAGATCCGCGGCTGGGCCGATGCCGCCCGCGAGCCCGAGCGCTTCACCATTGCCCCCGCGCTGGCCATCCCCAAGGCCATCAAGCACGCCGGCCTTACTGAGAAGGACGTCGACTTCTACGAGATCAACGAGGCGTTCTCCGTCGTTGCCCTCGCCAACATTAAGCTCCTGAACCTCGACCCCGAGACCGTCAACGTCTTTGGTGGCTCCGTCGCCATCGGACACCCCCTCGGCTGCTCCGGCGCTCGCATCGTCACCACCCTTTCGACCGTCCTTCGcgagaagaaggccaagaTTGGTGTTGCCGGTATCTGCAACGGTGGCGGTGGTGCCTCCGCCATTGTCATTGAGAGCCTACAATAG
- a CDS encoding elongation factor Tu GTP binding domain-containing protein: MDDLYDEFGNFIGEDVGSEEASERGAEGDYVYGDDASEAPAPTDDGPSNAIILHEDKQYYPTAQQVYGDEVEVLVREEDEQLLSQPIIAPVEQKKFNIEEVDLPPVFFERSFMTDLMNFPDQIRNVALAGHLHHGKTAFMDMLVLETHDITDRLERRVGKKRDEQLRYTDVHVVERERGVSIKASPMSLVLPSSKGKSHLINILDTPGHVNFVDEVAASLRLADGVCLVVDVVEGVQVNTEQIIKHAVLEDIPLTLIVNKMDRLILELKLPPKDAYFKLKHVIEEVNTVIENTIPGKGEERRISPEKGNVLFACTDMGWCFTLQSFAKMYADTYGGINTEDFAKRLWGDIYFNPEKRNFTRKPLEPRSSRSFVNFVLEPIYKIFTHTISDSPEELKIVLGSLGITLKPSQYKADAKVLLKLVCEQFFGPSTGFVDMIVGHIPSPDQSAEKYLEKYYTGPLDTKLAQSMKACNQDGPLVIHVTKLFSTADAKSFYSFGRVLSGTAHPGSQVRVLGEGYSIDDDEDMAMATISDVFIAESRYNIPTDGVPAGNFVLLGGVDNSIVKTATLIPPKLEDDEDPYIFKPVTHFTESVLKVAVEPINPSELPKMLDGLRKIQKSYPLITTKVEESGEHIVLGTGELYMDCVLHDLRRLYADMEIKISDPVTRFCETVVEQSATKCYAITPNKKNKITMVAEQLDKGISEDIESGKVKIKDPIRKTAKYFEDTYGWDKLAARSIWAFGPDEMGPNILQDDTLPSEVDKKLLTTVKETIRQGFSWATREGPLCEEPIRNTKFRITDVSLASEAIFRGGGQIIPTSRRACYSSFLMASPRLMEPLYSVSVTGPEDSATEVYTTLARRRGHVLQDGPVAGTPLYRVNGLIPVIDSFGFETDLRIKTKGMAMVSLTFDSWSIVPGDPLDKEVILRPLQPASAQATARDFVLKTRRRKGLSEDVSVATFLEPEFYQSLMESGALGD, from the exons ATGGATGATTTATACGACGA GTTCGGTAACTTCATCGGCGAGGATGTCGGCTCTGAAGAGGCGTCTGAAAGAGGGGCGGAGGGCGATTACGTCTACGGCGATGATGCTAGCGAGGCGCCCGCACCCACTG ATGATGGCCCATCAAATGCGATCATTCTGCACGAGGACAAACAATACTACCCGACGGCACAGCAAGTATACGGAGATGAAGTCGAAGTCCTTGTACGAGAGGAAGATGAGCAGTTGCTCTCGCAGCCGATCATAGCGCCCGTCGAGCAGAAGAAGTTCAACATCGAAGAGGTCGACCTACCACCCGTATTCTTTGAGCGCAGCTTCATGACAGACCTCATGAACTTCCCCGATCAAATACGGAATGTTGCGTTGGCAGGACACCTCCATCACGGAAAGACGGCATTTATGGATATGCTGGTGTTGGAAACCCATGATATCACAGACAGGCTCGAGCGCCGGGTCGGCAAGAAGAGAGACGAGCAGCTGAGATATACCGACGTCCACGTTGTGGAACGGGAAAGAGGCGTATCGATCAAGGCTTCGCCCATGAGCTTGGTTCTTCCGAGTTCCAAAGGAAAATCCCATCTGATTAACATTCTGGATACCCCCGGCCACGTCAACTTTGTTGATGAGGTCGCAGCCAGTCTGAGATTAGCCGACGGAGTCTGTCTGGTTGTCGACGTTGTGGAGGGCGTTCAGGTCAACACGGAGCAAATCATCAAGCATGCTGTTCTGGAGGATATCCCGCTGACGCTCATTGTCAACAAGATGGACCGCCTCATCTTGGAGCTGAAGCTGCCGCCCAAGGATGCCTACTTCAAGCTTAAGCACGTCATCGAGGAGGTCAACACGGTAATCGAAAACACTATCCCGGGCAAGGGCGAGGAAAGACGGATAAGCCCCGAGAAGGGCAATGTTCTTTTTGCTTGCACGGACATGGGGTGGTGCTTCACCCTGCAGTCATTCGCGAAGATGTACGCAGACACGTACGGCGGCATCAACACCGAGGATTTCGCGAAGAGGTTATGGGGCGATATTTACTTCAACCCCGAGAAACGAAACTTCACCCGCAAGCCGCTAGAGCCACGATCGAGCCGATCCTTTGTCAACTTCGTTCTGGAGCCTATTTACAAGATCTTTACGCACACAATCAGCGACAGCCCAGAGGAATTGAAGATTGTCTTGGGCAGCCTCGGCATCACCTTGAAGCCTTCTCAGTACAAGGCTGACGCTAAGGTGCTGTTAAAACTGGTCTGCGAGCAGTTCTTCGGTCCCTCAACAGGATTCGTCGACATGATCGTAGGCCACATCCCTTCACCTGACCAGTCTGCGGAGAAGTACTTGGAAAAGTACTACACTGGCCCTCTGGATACGAAGTTGGCTCAGTCCATGAAGGCTTGCAACCAAGACGGTCCGCTGGTAATTCACGTAACAAAACTTTTCAGCACCGCAGACGCCAAGAGCTTTTATTCGTTTGGTCGCGTGCTAAGTGGCACAGCTCATCCTGGCTCGCAAGTCCGAGTTCTTGGAGAGGGGTACTCGATAGATGACGACGAAGACATGGCTATGGCAACGATTTCTGACGTCTTCATCGCAGAGTCGAGGTATAACATTCCGACGGACGGCGTGCCGGCGGGCAATTTCGTACTGCTCGGTGGAGTCGACAACTCCATCGTCAAAACGGCAACACTCATCCCGCCGAAGCTTGAAGATGATGAGGATCCTTACATCTTTAAGCCTGTCACACATTTCACCGAGTCTGTACTCAAGGTAGCCGTCGAGCCCATCAACCCGTCAGAATTACCCAAGATGCTTGACGGTCTGCGGAAAATCCAAAAGAGCTATCCGCTCATTACTACGAAGGTTGAGGAATCGGGAGAACACATCGTCTTGGGCACTGGCGAATTGTACATGGACTGTGTTCTCCATGACCTTAGACGCCTCTACGCCGATATGGAGATTAAGATTTCGGATCCAGTAACTCGCTTCTGCGAGACAGTCGTTGAGCAGTCAGCGACCAAATGCTACGCCATCACGCCGAACAAGAAGAACAAGATTACGATGGTTGCCGAGCAGCTAGATAAGGGCATCTCGGAAGACATTGAGTCAGGCAAGGTCAAGATCAAGGACCCTATTCGCAAGACAGCCAAATACTTCGAAGACACCTATGGATGGGACAAGCTGGCAGCGAGAAGCATCTGGGCATTTGGTCCCGATGAGATGGGCCCTAACATTCTGCAGGACGACACGTTGCCCTCAGAG GTCGACAAGAAGCTCTTGACGACGGTCAAGGAAACCATTCGCCAAGGCTTCAGCTGGGCAACTAGAGAAGGGCCCCTGTGCGAAGAAC CCATTCGAAATACAAAGTTCAGGATCACGGATGTGTCGTTGGCGTCGGAAGCTATCTTCCGGGGAGGCGGTCAGATCATCCCCACTTCCAGGCGGGCCTGCTACTCTTCGTTCCTGATGGCCTCCCCTCGACTGATGGAGCCTCTGTACTCTGTCTCTGTGACTGGCCCTGAGGACTCCGCAACAGAGGTCTATACAACGTTGGCTAGACGTCGTGGTCACGTCCTTCAGGATGGACCTGTGGCCGGCACGCCTCTCTATCGCGTCAACGGTCTGATTCCTGTCATCGACTCCTTTGGCTTCGAAACGGACCTGCGCATCAAGACCAAGGGCATGGCCATGGTCAGCTTGACGTTTGACAGTTGGAGCATTGTGCCAGGTGATCCTCTCGACAAGGAGGTTATTCTGCGGCCGCTGCAGCCGGCAAGTGCACAAGCCACGGCCAGAGACTTTGTGCTGAAGACGAGAAGGAGAAAGGGTCTCAGCGAGGACGTGAGCGTGGCAACATTCCTGGAGCCTGAGTTCTACCAAAGCCTCATGGAGAGTGGCGCTCTTGGCGACTAA